From one Cyanobacterium stanieri PCC 7202 genomic stretch:
- a CDS encoding phospholipase D/Transphosphatidylase (COGs: COG1502 Phosphatidylserine/phosphatidylglycerophosphate/ cardiolipin synthase~InterPro IPR001736~KEGG: cyh:Cyan8802_3228 helix-hairpin-helix motif protein~PFAM: phospholipase D/Transphosphatidylase~SMART: phospholipase D/Transphosphatidylase~SPTR: Helix-hairpin-helix motif protein) — MKINNILIAILSCFLVLYGCQNEVSIPQVNNFLPLPQDPYIQVYFNHNPQAEYTEPYRPIIRQGDNLEEVLIEAINSAQNTIDIAIQDINLPDLARAIVSQYQAGKKVRIVIENNYNLSLNQLGADHGLAILKRNDIPLIDDTEDGSKGSGLMHHKFVVIDNQKVVTGSANFTLSGIHGDLENHNTRGNTNHLLVIDNTPLASIFEQEFNYMWGDGVGNQKDSLFGLQKPFRPAQTVRIGESQVTVQFSPTSRTRPWEESTNGLINKTLKQATESVDLALFVFSKQPLSNTLERRHLEGTQIRALIDPLFAYRYYSEALDLLGVELSNNCQFDDDNNPWSNPIDTVGIPRIERGDKLHHKFALIDNQIIITGSHNWSAAANYTNDETLLVINNSTIAEHFNQEFERLYDDAILGVTDRLERRIEEDERECEVN; from the coding sequence ATGAAAATCAATAATATACTGATTGCGATACTTTCCTGTTTTTTGGTGCTTTATGGTTGTCAAAATGAAGTATCAATTCCCCAGGTAAATAATTTTTTACCCCTTCCCCAAGACCCTTATATTCAAGTATATTTTAATCATAATCCACAGGCAGAATATACTGAGCCATACCGACCAATTATTAGACAAGGGGATAACTTAGAAGAGGTTTTAATTGAAGCAATTAACAGCGCGCAAAATACCATCGATATAGCCATTCAAGATATTAATTTACCAGATTTAGCAAGGGCGATCGTATCTCAATATCAAGCAGGAAAAAAAGTAAGAATAGTAATAGAAAATAATTATAATTTAAGTCTCAATCAACTAGGTGCGGATCATGGTTTAGCCATTTTAAAAAGGAACGATATACCCCTTATTGATGATACAGAAGATGGTAGCAAAGGTAGTGGTTTAATGCACCATAAATTTGTCGTAATTGATAATCAAAAAGTGGTGACAGGATCAGCAAATTTTACCCTGAGTGGCATCCATGGAGACTTAGAAAATCACAATACAAGGGGAAATACTAACCATCTTTTAGTAATAGATAATACCCCTTTAGCAAGTATTTTTGAACAAGAGTTTAACTACATGTGGGGTGATGGAGTGGGTAATCAAAAAGATAGTTTATTTGGGTTACAAAAACCTTTTCGTCCTGCTCAGACTGTAAGAATTGGAGAGAGCCAGGTTACTGTCCAATTTTCCCCTACTTCTCGCACTCGTCCATGGGAAGAAAGTACCAATGGTTTAATTAATAAAACTTTAAAACAAGCTACAGAGTCGGTGGATTTAGCTCTTTTTGTGTTCAGTAAACAACCATTATCTAATACCCTGGAAAGAAGACATTTAGAAGGTACTCAGATAAGGGCATTGATAGATCCTCTTTTTGCTTATAGATATTACAGTGAAGCACTAGATTTATTAGGAGTTGAATTGAGCAATAATTGTCAATTTGATGATGATAATAACCCGTGGTCAAATCCTATTGATACTGTAGGAATTCCTCGCATTGAAAGGGGCGATAAATTACATCATAAGTTTGCTTTGATTGATAATCAAATAATTATTACAGGTTCTCATAATTGGTCAGCGGCGGCAAATTATACTAATGATGAGACTTTATTAGTTATTAATAATTCGACCATTGCAGAACATTTTAATCAAGAGTTTGAGCGTCTTTATGATGATGCAATTTTGGGCGTAACGGATCGATTAGAAAGAAGAATTGAGGAGGATGAGAGGGAGTGTGAAGTCAATTAA
- a CDS encoding CHP268-containing protein (PFAM: NAD synthase~TIGRFAM: TIGR00268 family protein~COGs: COG1606 ATP-utilizing protein of the PP-loop superfamily~InterPro IPR005232~KEGG: cyt:cce_0166 CHP268-containing protein~SPTR: CHP268-containing protein;~manually curated): protein MSKDKLEKLKSIFTTMDKALIAYSGGIDSTLVAKVAYDVLGDKAVAITAVSPSLLPEELDEAQDQAQFIGINHEMIVTEEMDNPNYTSNPVNRCYFCKSELHDKLRAIALKRGYPYVIDGVNYDDLQDYRPGIEAAKERKVRSPLAEVKISKLEVREITKLLNLPWWDKPSQPCLSSRFPYGEEITINKLHRVGRAEIYLRNLGYLNLRVRSQGDTAKIELLPQQIATFVNEVDLPKLVNYFQELGFTYVTLDLEGYSSGKLNRVINHSSSDDLVLR from the coding sequence ATGAGCAAAGATAAACTAGAGAAATTAAAAAGTATCTTCACCACCATGGACAAGGCTTTGATTGCCTATTCTGGGGGAATTGATAGCACCCTAGTTGCTAAAGTTGCTTATGATGTCTTAGGAGACAAAGCGGTTGCGATTACGGCGGTATCTCCTTCCCTTTTACCAGAAGAATTGGACGAAGCCCAAGACCAAGCCCAGTTTATTGGGATCAATCATGAGATGATTGTCACTGAGGAAATGGATAACCCTAACTATACCTCAAATCCCGTTAATCGTTGTTATTTTTGTAAAAGTGAATTACATGATAAATTAAGGGCGATCGCCCTTAAAAGGGGTTATCCTTATGTCATAGATGGGGTGAACTATGACGATTTACAAGACTATCGCCCTGGCATAGAAGCCGCTAAAGAAAGAAAAGTGCGATCGCCACTAGCCGAAGTAAAAATATCAAAATTAGAAGTAAGAGAAATAACCAAACTCTTGAATCTACCATGGTGGGATAAACCTTCTCAACCCTGCCTATCCTCCCGTTTCCCCTACGGAGAAGAAATCACCATCAATAAACTTCATCGTGTGGGTAGAGCAGAAATTTATTTACGCAATCTAGGCTATCTCAACTTAAGAGTGAGATCCCAAGGGGATACCGCTAAAATTGAACTACTACCCCAACAAATAGCCACTTTTGTTAACGAGGTTGATTTACCCAAATTAGTCAACTATTTTCAAGAATTAGGTTTCACCTACGTTACCCTCGACTTAGAAGGTTATAGCAGTGGAAAACTAAACAGAGTTATTAACCATTCTTCCAGTGATGACCTTGTCCTGCGATAA
- a CDS encoding precorrin-8X methylmutase (PFAM: Precorrin-8X methylmutase~COGs: COG2082 Precorrin isomerase~InterPro IPR003722~KEGG: cyc:PCC7424_5060 precorrin-8X methylmutase~PFAM: Precorrin-8X methylmutase CbiC/CobH~SPTR: Precorrin-8X methylmutase CbiC/CobH), translated as MTNLSNPIIEKSFAIIDEIVGQHSLTFSEYEIARRIIHTTADFDYLNLLYCSPRAIALTLEFLKKGTPIVTDVSMIKEGIKTMVGRTFQNQIIVAVKQAPMAEEGKTRTETGMLRCIQKYPEAIYIVGNAPTALLALCEQVKQQKTKPPVIIGVPVGFVAVLEAKEALRQLDIPQIQIQGNKGGSTVAAAILNALLVMAYRQG; from the coding sequence TTGACTAATTTAAGTAATCCGATTATTGAAAAAAGTTTTGCCATTATCGATGAAATTGTTGGGCAACATTCCTTGACTTTTTCTGAGTATGAAATTGCCCGAAGAATTATTCACACTACGGCAGATTTTGATTATCTCAATCTCTTATATTGTAGTCCAAGGGCGATCGCCCTTACCCTAGAATTTCTCAAAAAAGGAACTCCCATCGTCACCGATGTAAGTATGATCAAAGAGGGCATCAAAACCATGGTAGGGCGTACATTCCAAAACCAAATCATTGTGGCGGTAAAACAAGCCCCCATGGCGGAGGAAGGAAAAACCAGAACCGAAACTGGTATGCTGAGGTGTATCCAAAAATATCCAGAAGCCATTTATATTGTCGGCAATGCGCCCACCGCCCTTCTGGCATTGTGTGAGCAAGTGAAACAACAAAAAACCAAGCCCCCCGTCATTATCGGAGTACCCGTGGGCTTTGTAGCCGTATTAGAAGCCAAAGAAGCCCTGCGCCAGTTGGACATACCCCAAATTCAAATCCAGGGCAATAAAGGAGGCTCGACGGTAGCCGCCGCCATCCTTAACGCCCTCTTGGTTATGGCTTACCGTCAGGGTTAA
- a CDS encoding hypothetical protein (KEGG: cyc:PCC7424_0881 CopG domain protein DNA-binding domain protein~SPTR: CopG domain protein DNA-binding domain protein), whose amino-acid sequence MSEDLKLQTANLYLNISDEWLEKLDKIALEKEQNIEELVLDIIGNYLSESKLTLENNQLLEKYEQLSQRLETLEKKDYQIERLTTKLDILEKLVATLQTKNTQEDNDNGEWDDEFEDEPDEVLTDFLL is encoded by the coding sequence ATGTCTGAAGATTTAAAATTACAAACAGCTAATTTATATTTAAATATTTCTGATGAATGGTTAGAAAAATTAGATAAAATTGCCCTTGAAAAGGAACAAAATATAGAAGAATTAGTATTAGATATTATCGGCAATTATTTATCTGAAAGTAAATTAACTTTAGAAAATAACCAACTATTAGAAAAATATGAACAACTTAGTCAACGTTTAGAAACCTTAGAAAAAAAAGACTACCAAATAGAAAGATTAACTACCAAATTAGATATTTTGGAAAAATTAGTCGCTACTTTACAAACCAAAAATACTCAAGAAGATAATGATAACGGTGAATGGGATGATGAATTTGAAGACGAACCCGACGAAGTATTAACAGACTTTTTGCTATAA
- a CDS encoding protein of unknown function DUF985 (PFAM: Cupin superfamily (DUF985)~COGs: COG3542 conserved hypothetical protein~InterPro IPR009327~KEGG: cts:Ctha_1740 protein of unknown function DUF985~PFAM: protein of unknown function DUF985~SPTR: Putative uncharacterized protein), whose amino-acid sequence MNAEYWIQKLELQKHPEGGYYRETYRSNDIIKKDGLSSRAIEQRNSSTAIYYLLSEKDFSAFHRLKSDEIFHFYHGAPLQVHILTSSGEYKSVLLGDTQGENPTFQLVINQGDWFASEVSQPNSYSLIGCTVSPGFDFSDFELASADELINQYPNYEEIITRLTIEKEP is encoded by the coding sequence GTGAATGCAGAATATTGGATACAAAAACTCGAACTACAAAAACATCCCGAGGGGGGTTATTATCGAGAAACTTATCGTAGTAATGATATTATCAAAAAAGATGGTTTGTCATCTCGGGCAATAGAACAAAGAAATTCCTCAACAGCTATTTACTATCTCCTTTCCGAAAAAGACTTTTCCGCATTCCATCGCCTCAAGAGTGATGAAATATTCCATTTTTATCATGGCGCACCATTACAAGTTCATATTCTCACCTCATCAGGGGAATATAAATCAGTATTACTAGGGGATACACAGGGAGAAAATCCTACATTTCAATTAGTTATCAATCAAGGTGATTGGTTTGCCTCGGAAGTGAGTCAACCAAATTCATATAGTTTAATCGGTTGTACTGTATCTCCCGGATTTGATTTTAGTGATTTTGAATTAGCCTCTGCCGATGAATTAATAAACCAATACCCAAATTATGAAGAAATTATTACAAGATTAACCATAGAGAAAGAGCCTTGA
- a CDS encoding DRTGG domain protein (PFAM: DRTGG domain~COGs: COG0857 BioD-like N-terminal domain of phosphotransacetylase~InterPro IPR010766:IPR019825~KEGG: cyt:cce_0822 hypothetical protein~PFAM: DRTGG domain protein~SPTR: Putative uncharacterized protein), with the protein MSHQGKYLLVASSQPYTGKTATILGIAHQLKQRGIKLGYAKPIGTCFNDSDTTQDEQDISFITQTLDLSPGQIQSPLVLLNKKTITDALSGNVDQQIDVVDYCNSIEADLVLVEGAGNLCQGNLFHLSSTEVAQKIDASVLLVVKYDALQIVDQILSAKQLFGDRLLGVTINSIPHNQLDTMTNVIKPFLESHGIDVLGMLPTDRLLQSVSVRELVSQLKANVLCRPDRLDLMVESLTVGAMNVNSALEYFRQRQNMAVVTGGDRTDLQLAALESSTNCLILTGHTPPQQLILARAEDLEIPILTVDFDTLTTVEIVDQAFGTVRLQETIKVECVQQLIEEHFNLDQLLQKIGLK; encoded by the coding sequence ATGTCCCATCAAGGAAAGTATTTGTTAGTTGCTTCGAGTCAACCCTATACAGGGAAAACAGCAACTATATTAGGTATTGCTCATCAGTTGAAACAAAGAGGGATTAAGCTAGGATATGCTAAACCTATCGGTACTTGTTTTAATGATTCTGATACGACTCAAGACGAACAGGATATAAGTTTCATCACTCAAACCTTAGATTTATCCCCTGGTCAAATCCAGTCTCCTTTGGTTTTGTTGAATAAAAAAACTATTACTGATGCTTTGAGTGGCAATGTTGATCAGCAGATTGATGTTGTTGATTATTGCAACTCCATTGAGGCGGATTTGGTTTTGGTAGAAGGGGCAGGAAATCTTTGTCAGGGTAATTTGTTCCATTTATCTAGTACTGAGGTTGCCCAAAAAATTGATGCTTCTGTTTTGTTGGTGGTTAAATATGATGCCCTACAAATTGTTGATCAAATTCTCTCGGCAAAACAGTTATTTGGCGATCGCCTCTTAGGTGTTACAATCAATAGTATTCCTCACAATCAACTAGACACCATGACTAATGTAATAAAACCTTTTTTAGAAAGTCATGGTATAGATGTATTGGGAATGCTACCCACCGACAGACTATTACAAAGTGTTAGTGTTCGGGAGTTGGTATCACAACTAAAAGCTAATGTATTGTGTCGTCCTGATCGATTAGATTTGATGGTGGAAAGCCTCACCGTAGGGGCGATGAATGTTAATTCTGCGTTAGAATATTTCCGTCAACGACAAAATATGGCAGTAGTTACAGGGGGCGATCGCACCGATTTACAGTTAGCCGCCCTAGAAAGCTCCACAAACTGCCTAATTTTAACAGGACATACCCCGCCCCAACAACTCATTTTAGCACGGGCAGAAGACCTAGAAATCCCCATCCTGACCGTTGATTTTGACACCCTTACCACCGTAGAAATTGTCGACCAAGCCTTTGGCACAGTGCGCCTCCAAGAAACCATTAAAGTTGAATGTGTACAACAGCTAATTGAAGAACATTTTAACCTTGATCAACTATTACAAAAAATCGGTCTAAAATAA
- a CDS encoding carbohydrate ABC transporter membrane protein 1, CUT1 family (PFAM: Binding-protein-dependent transport system inner membrane component~COGs: COG1175 ABC-type sugar transport systems permease components~InterPro IPR000515~KEGG: cyt:cce_0748 permease protein of sugar ABC transporter~PFAM: binding-protein-dependent transport systems inner membrane component~SPTR: Lactose transport system permease protein; LacF) translates to MLKKNLTSGKIFPSLKEIVLDISGQKLKPYLFLAPALIILVIIVFYPALQAFSLSFSRYGYDLTQPPEWVGLENFERLIQDELFRKTLFNSLLYMVGVVPPLVILPLFLAIAVNQKLKGINWFRAAYYTPVVISMVVAGIAWRALYWSNGILNQIWLGLGFSSGLPWLTSPDWAIWSVMVVTVWKGLGYYMVIYLAGLQGISPELYEAGAIDGSDGWQKHFDITIPLMKPYIFLVAVISALSATKVFEEVFLLTQGGPRNSSKTIVYYIYEKAFQDLDINYASAMGLVLFMAILVLSIANLILSRSRS, encoded by the coding sequence ATGCTTAAAAAAAATCTTACTTCAGGAAAAATTTTCCCCTCACTCAAAGAGATTGTACTTGACATTTCAGGGCAAAAATTAAAACCCTATTTATTTTTAGCCCCTGCCCTCATCATTCTAGTTATCATTGTCTTTTATCCTGCCCTACAAGCCTTTAGTCTCAGTTTTTCTAGGTATGGTTATGATTTGACTCAACCCCCTGAATGGGTGGGCTTAGAAAATTTTGAACGGTTGATTCAAGATGAGTTATTCAGAAAAACATTGTTTAATAGTCTTCTTTATATGGTGGGGGTTGTACCTCCTTTGGTTATTTTACCCCTATTTTTGGCGATCGCCGTTAACCAAAAATTAAAAGGAATCAACTGGTTTCGTGCCGCCTATTATACCCCCGTGGTAATCTCCATGGTAGTGGCAGGAATCGCTTGGAGGGCTTTATATTGGTCAAATGGTATCCTGAACCAAATTTGGCTAGGATTAGGTTTTTCATCGGGTTTACCATGGCTGACAAGCCCTGATTGGGCGATTTGGAGTGTGATGGTAGTCACCGTGTGGAAAGGACTGGGTTATTATATGGTCATTTATCTGGCAGGTTTACAGGGTATCTCTCCTGAATTATACGAGGCAGGAGCGATCGATGGATCAGACGGTTGGCAAAAACATTTTGATATTACCATTCCCCTGATGAAGCCCTATATCTTCTTAGTGGCGGTTATTTCTGCCCTCAGTGCCACCAAAGTATTTGAAGAGGTATTTTTATTAACCCAAGGAGGCCCTAGAAATAGCTCAAAAACCATTGTTTATTATATTTATGAGAAAGCCTTTCAAGACTTGGATATAAATTATGCCAGTGCCATGGGTTTGGTTTTATTTATGGCGATTTTGGTTCTTTCCATCGCTAATTTAATCTTATCTCGTTCCCGCTCATAA
- a CDS encoding imidazoleglycerol-phosphate dehydratase (PFAM: Imidazoleglycerol-phosphate dehydratase~COGs: COG0131 Imidazoleglycerol-phosphate dehydratase~InterPro IPR000807:IPR020565~KEGG: syp:SYNPCC7002_A1985 imidazoleglycerol-phosphate dehydratase~PFAM: imidazoleglycerol-phosphate dehydratase~PRIAM: Imidazoleglycerol-phosphate dehydratase~SPTR: Imidazoleglycerol-phosphate dehydratase), translating to MTVNNTLIPAQKTELASIPPRVAAVSRDTKETDVKVEVNLDGTGKCNVNTGVPFLDHMLHQLSSHGLLDLDIQATGDIEIDDHHTNEDVGITLGMAIARAVGNRKGINRFGHFIAPLDEALVQVSLDFSGRPHLSYGLEIPTERVGTYDTQLVREFFVAIVNHCQITLHIRQLDGINSHHIIEATFKAFARAMRMALEYDMRRLNEIPSSKGVL from the coding sequence ATGACAGTTAATAACACTTTAATCCCTGCCCAAAAAACAGAATTAGCGTCTATTCCGCCCCGTGTTGCTGCAGTTAGTCGTGATACCAAAGAAACTGACGTTAAAGTAGAGGTAAATTTGGATGGTACGGGAAAATGTAATGTTAATACAGGGGTGCCGTTTCTTGACCACATGTTACATCAATTGTCATCCCATGGGTTATTAGATTTAGATATTCAAGCTACAGGGGATATTGAAATCGATGATCATCACACCAATGAGGATGTGGGTATTACCCTAGGTATGGCGATCGCACGGGCGGTAGGTAATAGAAAGGGGATTAATCGTTTTGGGCATTTTATCGCCCCTTTAGATGAGGCTTTGGTGCAAGTTAGTTTGGATTTTTCGGGAAGACCACATTTAAGCTATGGTTTAGAGATTCCCACGGAAAGGGTTGGTACTTATGATACTCAATTGGTAAGAGAATTTTTTGTGGCGATTGTTAATCATTGCCAAATTACTTTACATATTCGTCAGTTGGATGGCATTAACTCCCATCATATTATTGAGGCGACTTTTAAGGCTTTTGCGAGGGCTATGCGTATGGCGTTGGAATATGATATGCGTCGTCTGAATGAGATTCCTAGCTCTAAGGGAGTGTTATAA
- a CDS encoding histidinol dehydrogenase (PFAM: Histidinol dehydrogenase~TIGRFAM: histidinol dehydrogenase~COGs: COG0141 Histidinol dehydrogenase~InterPro IPR012131:IPR001692~KEGG: syp:SYNPCC7002_A2049 histidinol dehydrogenase~PFAM: Histidinol dehydrogenase~PRIAM: Histidinol dehydrogenase~SPTR: Histidinol dehydrogenase;~TIGRFAM: histidinol dehydrogenase), protein MLRIITDKGEAKQELKRIENRTHNDETHIQESIVKEIIATVRKHGNQALFDYTQKFDRQTINESNLKVSGAEIDTAYQQISRDLLSAIKLAAKQIEAFHQQRVPKSWVSFPTDGVTLGRRYTPVDRAGLYVPGGRASYPSTVLMNAIPAKVAKVPRIVMVTPPSEGAKINPAVLVAASEAGVTEIYRVGGAQAVAALAYGTETIPNVDVITGPGNIFVTLAKKEVFGTVGIDSLAGPSEVLVIADKQANPVHVAADLLAQAEHDPLAAAILITDYLPLAQGVQKEVVKQLENHPRKVLTEKAIAHYGVVIVTENLEEAAQLSNLFAPEHLELEVEEPWELMTHIRHAGAIFLGNSTPEAVGDYLAGPNHTLPTSGAARYASALGVETFMKYSSLIEYNPHALQKVSNAIMALTEAEGLPSHGDSVKLRINPDGKP, encoded by the coding sequence ATGCTGAGAATAATCACAGATAAGGGTGAAGCAAAACAAGAGTTAAAAAGAATAGAGAATCGCACTCACAATGATGAAACTCATATTCAAGAGTCCATCGTTAAGGAAATCATTGCGACGGTGAGAAAGCATGGAAATCAAGCCTTATTTGATTATACTCAGAAGTTCGACCGACAAACTATCAACGAAAGTAACCTTAAGGTTAGCGGTGCGGAAATTGATACTGCTTATCAACAGATTTCTCGGGATTTACTGTCGGCTATCAAGTTGGCGGCAAAACAAATTGAGGCTTTTCATCAGCAAAGGGTGCCTAAGTCTTGGGTCAGTTTTCCCACCGATGGGGTAACTTTGGGTAGACGTTATACCCCTGTGGATAGGGCTGGTTTGTATGTACCGGGGGGTAGGGCTTCTTATCCTAGTACGGTACTGATGAATGCTATCCCTGCGAAGGTGGCGAAAGTTCCTCGTATTGTCATGGTAACTCCTCCGAGTGAGGGGGCGAAAATTAATCCTGCGGTGTTGGTGGCAGCTAGTGAAGCGGGGGTAACGGAAATTTATCGGGTGGGGGGCGCCCAAGCGGTGGCAGCCCTTGCCTATGGTACGGAAACGATTCCTAATGTGGATGTGATCACAGGGCCGGGTAATATATTTGTCACTCTAGCGAAAAAGGAAGTGTTTGGCACGGTGGGCATCGATTCTTTGGCAGGGCCTAGTGAGGTGTTGGTAATTGCCGATAAACAGGCGAATCCTGTTCATGTAGCGGCGGATTTACTAGCCCAGGCGGAGCATGACCCCTTGGCGGCGGCTATTTTGATTACAGACTATTTACCCCTTGCGCAGGGGGTGCAGAAGGAGGTAGTTAAGCAGTTGGAAAATCATCCCCGTAAGGTGTTGACGGAAAAGGCGATCGCCCATTATGGTGTAGTGATAGTGACTGAAAACCTAGAGGAAGCGGCGCAACTATCCAATTTATTCGCCCCTGAACATTTAGAGTTAGAAGTAGAAGAACCTTGGGAATTAATGACCCATATCCGCCACGCAGGAGCGATTTTCTTGGGCAACTCCACCCCCGAGGCGGTGGGAGACTATTTAGCAGGTCCAAACCACACCCTACCCACGTCAGGGGCGGCTCGTTACGCTTCTGCGTTGGGGGTGGAAACCTTTATGAAATACTCAAGTTTAATTGAATATAATCCCCACGCTTTGCAAAAAGTGTCTAATGCCATCATGGCCCTGACAGAGGCGGAAGGGTTGCCTTCCCATGGGGATTCGGTGAAGTTGAGAATTAACCCTGACGGTAAGCCATAA
- a CDS encoding hypothetical protein (PFAM: Domain of unknown function (DUF1868)~KEGG: cyh:Cyan8802_4219 hypothetical protein~SPTR: Putative uncharacterized protein), which yields MDGNYQSYINRVVQMTAPVNYEQQIQNIQSSPKFEGQKPVEFPGYTIITPPHGESNYNQEFYQKLAQTQQKLVKGLGADFFVALPADSFHITLADLIWDNIYLDAVTKNPNFDQLLIRQVESIFKDYKTVYKELKAYEFDVLGISIFPRAIAVCLAPKEEFYESVVKLRKLIYQDEQIIDLGIEQNYEFAAHVTLGYFSNVSDDFDQDKVKSVITEINDQWLENSPSTFTVEQFEVRKFTDMTNFVRQDDWAVIKLQK from the coding sequence ATGGATGGAAACTATCAAAGCTATATCAACAGAGTTGTGCAAATGACTGCACCTGTTAATTATGAACAACAAATACAAAATATTCAGTCATCCCCTAAGTTTGAAGGGCAAAAGCCTGTTGAGTTTCCTGGATATACTATTATTACTCCTCCTCACGGAGAATCTAATTATAATCAAGAGTTTTATCAAAAGTTAGCTCAAACTCAACAAAAATTAGTAAAAGGATTGGGGGCTGATTTTTTTGTGGCTTTACCTGCGGATAGTTTTCATATTACTTTGGCGGATTTAATTTGGGATAATATTTATCTGGATGCGGTGACAAAAAATCCGAATTTTGATCAGTTATTAATTAGACAAGTTGAGAGTATTTTTAAGGACTATAAGACTGTTTATAAGGAGTTAAAGGCTTATGAGTTTGATGTTTTAGGTATCTCGATTTTTCCCCGTGCTATTGCGGTATGTTTAGCACCCAAGGAGGAGTTTTACGAGTCAGTGGTCAAACTAAGAAAGTTAATTTATCAGGATGAGCAAATTATTGATTTAGGCATTGAACAAAATTATGAGTTTGCGGCCCATGTTACCCTTGGTTATTTTAGTAATGTATCTGATGATTTTGATCAGGATAAAGTAAAGTCTGTAATTACGGAAATCAATGATCAATGGTTAGAAAATTCTCCTTCTACTTTCACGGTGGAACAGTTTGAGGTAAGAAAATTTACTGATATGACTAATTTTGTTCGTCAGGATGATTGGGCTGTAATTAAGTTGCAAAAATAG